The stretch of DNA GGTAACCTCATGGGTATCAGTAGTTTCTGTAAGACACACTGGGGTAATCAGTGGGCTCCTGCTGGTCAACCAATTGAACAGCCATCCACGAGCCAGTCAATGGTTAGCGATGATCATCGAAATCAAATAATGACGTTCGATCATCAGCTACATCAACAAATTCAGCAGCAATTATCTGTTGAACAATTGCAACTCTTGACTCAACTTCAAGTAAAtgaacaaacaaacaaaaaccTTCCCCAAATTACAAAGTTCTAATTCTTGttcctttctttcttcttttcttttcttttgggggcctcttttgttgttgttgtgtgtAGAATCAACAAAATCAATCTCTATCCATGATTCCAACATCATCAATTGATCAACAACATCTCTCAAATAATATAACATCTCTCGCATCGTCCCTTGCCCTCGCCCAGCAACCGGGGCAGGTGCAGCAGTCGCAGTTAATGACACAACTGCCGGCAACATTGGATCTGCAGCAGCAACAAAATTTGTCTGGTGATGCCCAACAGCAGACAAAGTTTGTCTTCAATGTTGACATTGAGAAGCAATCGCCGGCACTGCAGTTGCTGTTCCAAATGCCAccgcaacagcagcagcagcagcagcaacagcaaatGCAACAAGCAGCTGGGTCAACCATCATTTCCAGCCCAATTCAGCAACAATttcagcagcaacagcagcaaatCATTGCGTCGCAAATTGCCCAAACGCAGACGAGTGGTTTGCTAAGTGGACAGGGTGTTGATCTTCAGCAATCCATCCAACAGGTCCAGCTGCCGTcgaatttaacaattttgcaaCCACATCAAATACTTTCAAAGGCCCAACAAATGCAGAATTGTTCTCAAAGCTCAcaagtaaaaattcttttctatctgactaaaatctgaataaaaataaacaaacaaaataatcCTTTGCAGGCTGTTGCAACGCAAACCCAACAATTGCCGTCGGGTGCATCAATGACAGCTGTTACGGCATTAGCCCAACAACATCAGCAAAATCTCAACAATATCATCCCAAGCCCCACACTTGAGGGTACAGTGCAAACACCAACATCAGCGGTACCGGCGGTGGCATCGTCCGTTGCCATCTCAACTGCTGTGAAAACGAATGGAATTGTTGCGGGTGGAGGTAAGAAAGGATCTGATAAAACATCTCGCAAGGAGAGCAAACGGTATTCGGTAGCAAGACAAGCTCCTGCCGGTAGTCAAGTAGGATTTAATTTTGACGCTTCAGGTACAACATTTGTTAATCCACaagatttttatattatttttgtttctttattcTTGACATTTCGctcattttgcattatttgaattgattttttaatttgttaaatttattaatcaattctcttttcctttttcttcttccattttGTGGCTGTTCTGGAATTGGAACAACTTCAGGTGCAGCAGCAcagcaacagcaacaacaGTGCGCTGTACAGGGAGCAAGTCCACCGGATAAGACGATTGATGTGGATTCAGAGACAGATTCAAATCACGATACAGCCCTTACGCTGGCATGTGCTGGAGGGCATGAGGATTTGGTGGAATTGCTGATAAGTCGGGGTGCAAATATTGAGCATAGAGACAAGAAGGGGTTCACACCGCTCATCCTTGCGGCAACGGCGGGTCATGATAAAGTTGTTGAGGCACTGCTTAAGTACGGAGCGGAGATGGAGGCACAGTCGGAGAGGACAAAGGATACTCCACTGTCGCTTGCCTGCTCTGGCGGGAGGTACGAAGTTGTGGAACTTCTACTTAATATTGGGGCGAATAAGGAGCACCGAAATGTGTCTGATTATACGCCACTGAGTCTTGCCGCAAGTGGGGGGTATGTGAATATAATAAAACTACTCCTGAGTCATGGTGCGGAGATAAATTCGCGCACTGGCAGCAAATTGGGGATCTCCCCGCTAATGCTGGCCGCAATGAATGGACATACTCAAGCTGTGAAACTCCTCCTTGATATGGGTTCCGATATAAATGCCCAAATTGAGACAAATCGCAACACTGCCCTGACGCTGGCGTGCTTCCAGGGGCGCCATGAAGTGGTGAATTTGCTGTTGGAACGTAAAGCAAATGTTGAGCATCGCGCAAAGACGGGCCTCACGCCACTCATGGAGGCAGCAAGTGGGGGCTACATCGATGTGGGACGCGTGCTGCTGGACAAGGGGGCCGATGTGAATGCTGCTCCTGTTCCATCCTCCCGAGATACAGCTCTCACAATTGCCGCCGATAAGGGACATGTGAAGTTTGTGGAACTTCTCCTGTACCGCGGTGCAGCTGTGGAGGTGAAGAACAAGAAAGGTAATTCCCCCCTATGGCTAGCTGCAAATGGTGGGCACTTGGCAGTTGTTGAGATCCTCTATGCACACGACGCTGACATTGATTCACAAGATAATCGCAAAGTCTCCTGCCTCATGGCAGCATTCCGCAAGGGGCACACAAAGGTTGTCAAATGGATGGTGAACCATGTCACGCAATTCCCATCTGATCAGGAAATGACGCGATATATTTCGACTGTGAGTGATAAGGAGTTGCTGGATAAATGTCATGAATGTGTCAAGGTCATCCGGGCGGCAAAGGAAGCGCAGGCAGTGAAGGCAAATAAGAATGCCTCAATTCTCCTCGAGGAATTGGATATGGAGAAGAATCGGGAGGAGAGTCGAAAGGCAGCTGCTGCGAGGAGGCGTGAgcggaagaagaagaagaagctggagaagaaggaggaaaagaGAAAGCTCAATGAACCCAAGAATGCCCAGGATGATAAGGATGATGATAAAGATGACGAGAGTGATGGGGAGAAGGATGAATCAAGCCCTGAGAATGTTCCGCCACACGATAAGGAGGAAGGAGATTCGGGAATTGATGCCAATAGCCAAGGGTCGTGCTCAAGTGCCGATGTAAAGTCGAGCAATCTCATGGAGAAGCAGAGTAAGTTGACGAAGGCGAagaagaggaaggaaaaaacgGCAACTGTTCAGCCGCAACCGTCAACGTCACAACCGCAAATTGTGCGATCAAAGAGCCCACCTCCCAATCCCATTGATTTGGTGGTGAAGAACAAGCGAGAAGAGAGTGTGATTAAGAGTACGAAGAATCCCAAGGATGTGGCGAGAGAAATGCGTGAGCAGAGGGATGCAAAGAGGGAGATTAAGCAGGAAGGACGACGTGAGGAGATCAAAATGCCCGAGCAGGCGGCAAAGAGATCAGTTGAGAAGGAGAATCTTGCACCACGTGAGGAGTTCAGATCGAAGAATCAGCGAGGAGAGAAGAAATCTGAGTATGCTAGTAGTTTAGCGGCAAGTCGTGAGAGTGGTGGAGCGCAGAAAAGTGCATCCCAACCGATTCAGCCGAATGGAGCTGATGGGGCGTCCGGAAGTCGCAAAGTTGTCTACTTCCCGCGACATTTGTCCGATCATGAGATAATTGAGTCAACATCATCGTCATATAGCATGAAGAGTGGCAAGAATTCCTCCAAGAGTCATTCCCATGATGATTCATCGAAGAATTCCAGCAGCATGAAACAAGCGGGGAAACGCGAAGAAGGTTGGAAGGAGGTGGTTCGCAAGAGTTCCGTGCAACAGCAGGTGTCATCACTGAGTGAGCCGAGTTGCAAGAAGATTGCCGTACCGACGCATGCTATATCACGCGTTATCGGACGCGGTGGGAGCAATATAAATGCAATAAGAGCTGCCACCGGTGCTCATATTGAAGTTGAGAAGCAGAGCAAATCCCAATGTGATCGATGGATCACAATAAAGGGATCAGCGGATGCAACAAGACAAGCGCACTCTCTCATTGGGACCCTCATAAAGGATCCCGATGTTGATATTCTGCAAATTCTGCAGAAGGTCAATTCGAATGTGAAACCCGTTCCACCGTCCCCATCAATTGGTCCGATTGGATACTGGGGCGAGAAACCACCGACTACAACGGCATCGAGCAGCTACACCGCTTCCACATCTATCGCTACAACGTCGTCGAGTGCAGTTCAGATTAAGACAACGAGTATGGCGAAGCAACAGATTGCCAACTCATCAAAGCAGATTCCCGCGAGTGCTGCCTCCTCGGTTGTTACCACAAAGATAATGTCCTCATCGGCATCGACGGCAAATACTTCGCGTACTGCTCAATCGAAGGTGTATCAGTCGAGTCATCAGCAGAGTCGATCTGGTGGTGCTATCTCCAGCAATGCCGGGAATACATCGCGTTCCAATCCCGAAATTCTCAAACGTCCCGTCGTCTCGAGCGCCGTGAGTGTCTCCAGCGGTAGCAATACCACAAAGACCACCATGTCCTTCACGGGGGCCATTATGTCGCTCAAATCGACGACAACGAAGAACATAACACCAGCTATGAGTATGTCCGGGCCACCGGGAACATTTGCCTCGAAACTCCTGACGAGCCAGGCGAGTGATGCTAAGAAGGTCATGACATCCAGCGTGACAACAATTGTCACATCAACATCAACTCTCATGGCGAGTAGTGCGGCCCAGCAATCAGCTGCCCCCGCCAGTGTTGTGCAAATGAGTCCCAAGCACCACAGTGTGAGTGCCAATAGTCAAAACCTGCCGGCACCGTTTGCCAATACGCCGCAACAAGCACCGCCGAATGTGGGTGTTATTGGTTCGAATGCAAAGCCACCGCCATTCTCGCAGGCGACCATTGAAACGGCCACATCGAGCATTGGCAATGCAAATGGACCACCGCGTTCCATCACACCAATTGGTCCGCCAATAGCGAGGAATGTAACACAATCACCGCTTCTGCAGAAGCAACAAGCACTGCCTGTGTCGTCGTCCATGTCAGACACGAGTCTCGCTGTGGGATCAGCAATACATCAGAGTGGCAACACTGGTGCCGGTGGTAGCGGTAGTACGGCAAGTAGCATTGCTGCGCAGCTTCAGACGAAGATAAGTCAGCTGCACGGTGCCCAGGCGCATGAGTATTCGCTCTTCAATGACAACTACGGGAGTCAGTGGGAGAGTAAGCAGATGTACAACAATGTTGCACCACTGCAGGCGGATGCATCCAAAGCACCTGGGTATCGTGGGAATACCGTCAGTAGTCCAGTTAGCATAAAGACGAGCAGTCAATCCATCACACCACCATCAACTGGGCACCATCTCAGTGTGGCACCGTCAACGGGGAATGCTGCTACGACTCTCATCACCACCGCCACGGGTACTGCACAATCGCAAACGTCGCAAAATCTCTCCGGGGCTTCGGTTCAGGTGACACCGTCTGCTCAGGTGTACGATCTATCGCAGTCAGCTTCAAGCGGCGGTAGTGGTGTCTCCATAATTAAACCACCAACAACGCAGACAATTCAACCACCACCGCCGTCAAATTTGGCCGTGCAGCGTCCAATTATGAGCAACATGTCACAAGTAAGCCAACACACAAAGAATTTCCCTTCTTCACTCAAGAACAATTCTCAAtcgaataattttctcaaggtCCGACCTGTGGGCTCCCAGATGGATTCATATTCGAGTGGTGTACAAGCACCCGTTGGCAGTGGTGCAGGAGCACGTCAGAATCTATTTGACAACCTGCAGTCGCAATCCTCGATGAATGCAAGTGGAACGAGCGGAAGTAGTGCATCGTCGTCGCAGCATATGCTCAACTACAGCCAAAATTCCGATGCCAGCCACCCACCGCCGTTCCAGCATCTCGGACTCGGTGCTGGGAATCCCCTTCATATGTCGCGTCTCAATCCCCGTGCCACGGTCTTTTCTTCGatgcagcaacagcagcagcaggcTCCGCCACAGCCGCAGCAACAAGTGTCGCAGGCATCAAAGTCGacgcagcagcaacagcagcagcatccGAATCAATTTGGGAATATCTTCCAGCAGAATCAGGGCACAGCCGGTGGGGCACCTGGCGGGGGAAATAGTGGCGGTGGCAGTATGAGTGGGCAGTACAGCAAGATGCCACCACTTGCATCGTACAACCCAACACCAGGACGTCCTCAATCGCAGCCACAGCCACAgacgcagcagcagcaacctGGGTCTCAGGGGCAGGTTAATAACAATGGACGCTGGTACGATTTATCCCATCTGCCGTCACCGCGGGAGATCCTCAACATGGAGAATGGATTCACGCTCAATTTGGGCTCACCGTCCTCCATGTCTCCCAATAATCCACCCCAAGCCACGACAAATGGTGTGCTGTCCAATCAAACGGCGGACGATAGTAGGAAGATGCCGCGACCAATTGGCACAGAACGTGCCAGCTGGAAGTACGGGTACAACTCGAATGTTGTCACGCAGAATCAACCGCCGCAAATGCCAATGGAGATGGATAATTCGGGACAAATGCACCCGTGGATTGTCGATAAGCAGCCATGGATGATGCCCATGCGCAATCAATATGTTCCCACAGATGACCTCCATCCTCACGATCATTTTtcggtgagtttttttctagaaaatttctttttttgaaaagaatttttttatttttggggatttttggGGTTTGTTTTTGggaattattcaaaagaaattagtaatttattgcaaattttaagaaaaaacttgttGAGATTACCAGGGaatgaataatgaaaaaaaagtagaatttcaaacattagaaaggaaatttaaaacgttaaaattgcataaaaaatttcaagagcTGTTTACGAAGAAAATCATCGGAAATGCAGCCCAAGAATAAAAGCACTCCTTTTCTGCTCACTAGCGGCGTTTCGTCAAATTTATTGACATCCTCAGGCTCTATTAAAGGACAAACATTTCTGTCAATACAATTTCAAGTTCacgaaaaaatacaaaattcttcaattctcTCTTCTCAAGCTTAACAAAGAAACTTACAGAGCAAGTACGGAGCACTTATGTCACAAAAACATaaggagaagaataaaaaaccaACGTTAAACACAACATTACTGCGAGCATCTCcatgaaaaacattaaaatattcttgcattaaaataatttaacgtAAAAACTGAGAAATCAAAAGGATTTCCAGCGTTTTCTTTGCTGTTGGAGCTGTGTATTTGAAAGTAATTATCGTTAGGGCTTAATAATGTCAATCTTTATAAATCTCGGCTTctagaatctttttttaaccTTAAAATATTCGCTGGAATACATTTCTCGTAAAGCTCTTGGAGTTTCcagtttttaaaatatctttcagttaaaatatttttattgagtgATGAGGAAGAAATAAGTTTTAATCGTTGGAAATAAgatcaaactttaaaaaaaaacgtcaaacgttaagaaaagaaacataaaactaaaaaaatgcGTCATGCaacagaaaagaaacgtcaaagggtaaatagaaatgtcaaattgaagaaaaaaaacgtcaaacgttagaactgaaatgtcaaacggcaacaaaatgataaatcaaaatacaacgcattaataatttaaacaaatcCCAATaaaaaacgtaagaaaattgaaagaattttatggaaaataaaaaaaaaagtaatttatggATAATTTTTAGAACCTTTTGAATGATTCTTTCAATCCTTCTTCATCTCTATTCTTTACCTGTGTAGTGTGctaaatatttatgcaaaataaaattacatgcGGAGGAGTaagtaaaagaaatgagaaaatggtATAAACTTTagtgaaataatttgatttgggattattttttttcttaaattttaatcttcaaatttaattattttaaaagaaattgcaaaataattctaatGCAATGTTCTCTATTTTCTCGAATGCTGCGgctttcttctttctttttatctttagCACATGCAATTGGACTACCATCATGCTGGAGGTGGAAATGTTGGTCCTACACCgcaaaatatgaatttgatGCAGTCCCTTCAATACACACCCTTTATGCCGCACTCTGCTGATATTGGGCAACTGCCAGATAAAATAGAATCTTGGGAACCGGAAAAACATGTAAGgcatattaaataatttctcatatttttaataattaatttttgaaaaatataaaaaattaaaaatatatttagaaaaatccTATCCCCTTTAGTCGAGAATTTCTTTAGAGTAAAcaagagaatttttgcttCTAGGGCTGGAAATGGACAAATTGAGTTAGGAATGCCGTGAATTTCATCAGATATTTACACATAgtatgaagaaagaaaaaaaacttttcactaTATTCCATagaagaaagttaaaaaaaagaaatgaaatatttctctccCGATTTATTCAACATACATAAACacctttttaattattttgtttctcttcacataagaatgaaaaaaaaaactataatcaACTTCTCACAGAATGTttgctaaaagaattttaggagattgaaaacaaacaaaaaaacaagaatttaatttataaaaccaCAATGAACTTGTCCTGTTTGTCATGATGTTcttaataatacaaaaaaatatcgtaTTGAAGTTTAtacttaaaatgttttctgcTGGAagacttgaaagaaaaaaaaatatattgaaaaagaaaaatgcaccgaaactgttttttttttaagaaaacaaaaaattctctcaaatttctattttttggtTGTTTACATATTTCAAAAATCCCGACATGATATTTTTCTGCTCTTGATgtgttatttttaaagaaaaagaattaacaaaATGCAGCAATAAACTCTTAcagacatgaaaaaaaaacattttagcaaagaaaaagaaaatagacgAACCGAAtggaatattgagaaaaaaaaaacgatgaaaagtgattttaaatgggaaaatctTGTCAAAGTtggaagaataataaattagaggaaaaaacttgcgaattttcattaaaaaaaaagtactttcTAATCCCTTATTTTAACGTAATATCACATACAttctcgaaaaaaaagaattagaaatggtaatagagaaaacaaaaaaattattaaaggaCATGTGAAAGATAGAAGCAACCTTTTGCTGTTaatcattattaaaaaaaaaagaagagaaatgagaagaaaaaaatgatgaaaaagatGTATTAATAAACGTAAATTTAAAGAGATGAAAaggttaaaatgaaaaaaaaaaaacatgaaataaaattaagaaaaattaactataAAGCGCATAGAAAAATAGTTGCATgagtttaaagaaagaaaaaacaattcaaaaaaaaaatctaatgcGAAGATATTTCTTTGTGAAATCTTCTCTTGGAGCTTATGTgggttttattttctctttttttttaattgagtgcttttttttatttttcccccttttatttttttttattctattgtCCCTCCTAAACACCCCCCAACCCCATTCCCAAAAATCGTATAGTTGAGCGtaatttctttgtgaattgagagcgttaaaaaatgaataagaaaaaaaacttagttgtgggattaatttttttgcggACGTGgtgtttttaatttctatattttcctaatttttcttttttttgtttttttaagtatCCGCGCCTTGtagggagattttttttctcgtttttaataataaatgctTCGAACCCTTCGAACGTACTTTTTtcgagatttatttttttttaattttgctctttgctatatttaaaaaaaaagaaaaacaaatattaaaatgacaaatcgaaaatgaatgaaaaaatatttaaaaaaaatattgctgtCGGCTTTGAGTTGTTTTTTGAGAATGTAAAACTTTTTCCCCTCG from Lutzomyia longipalpis isolate SR_M1_2022 chromosome 1, ASM2433408v1 encodes:
- the LOC129787968 gene encoding ankyrin repeat and KH domain-containing protein mask isoform X14; the encoded protein is MQNVGPSDGLKRESKVSVRGSTGRNKMSTPSNKFTSNTSSPTKSDTETFPEFQPRVTDSSESDEESVSEILLACLCLRPDLLVDSFPLDQNDLVEIQGSCSDSCENDDNEDDEEDDEDDEEDEEADVHINDGRPKYLLECDDRDSDQGQHDTKARLEALLEAADEAAQALNRMRSDSSPRDKKILRGFSLLSRSLIAACTDNDVNAVRRLLGEGNSTINEGTDDGESLLSLACSAGYYELAQVLLAMSAQVEDRGQKNDCTPLMEAASAGHVDIIKLLISHGADVNAQSSTVTPIGNTPLMYACAGGHVAAVQELLANGANVEDHNENGHTPLMEAASAGHVEVAKILLDHGAGINTHSNEFKESALTLACYKGHLDMVRFLLEAGADQEHKTDEMHTALMEASMDGHVEVARLLLDSGAQVNMPTDSFESPLTLAACGGHVDLAMLLIERGANIEEVNDEGYTPLMEAAREGHEEMVALLLSQGANINAQTEETQETALTLACCGGFLEVADYLIKNGADIELGASTPLMEAAQEGHLDLVKFLLENNADVHAQTQTGDTALTYACENGHTEVAEVLLYYRAELEHESEGGRTPLMKACRAGHICTVKFLIAKGADVNRQTTNNDHTPLSLACAGGHQAVVELLLKSGADPFYKLKDNSTMLIEAAKGGHIGVVQLLLDYPHSMSNANQMPQTPTDVITNSQLMIYAEQQQKLQKQLPQPIQPIVLHQPKQQGAQQSTQQTHLAQNQQLVTAPPGLHDVPEAIRVSNHQILHQQQLQGKDDGQQQQQQMMAAAADVAGTNVILDSVKGGLTAPQTDSILAQMRMFQMQAGFTDGLAQGLALAQPSVVNQIVGNVVDGNQQMQQQQHIAPQPPNNVASGNQQITAKQKGLSRKGRPSVIPYDSNLTTSEAQQVRSQPLGEDENSIYVTTNLPTAEKKILEEFHKNTNLQVLCEGGVPSTLLPSSAYVDITTPSAQEINIGMLCGASGISLTSGTPILGRMPAGGPIQSAAVATFVAGGKATDNNTFLITTSSFPTSINQSVTTTTATSGTSAQASTAAIPSTTTSTQIIAPSEVSQNTAISDRPKVKPVSKKDGKGNIRKSGSVLQQNQMVSIYNNLPVIPSSEQNLQLLQQSLATLSLAQQQQQQQQPGAPQTLIQQQLANITQNIQQISHLQSVNRQMPPSSPGKQPIPPNLVPATSSTLPVSGDCGTESTSTLTSITQNLNNQNILGTSESDEQLNSQWNQKMWQMVAQLPNHPLQKIAQRFIADQLKSPTENQLTGGSGSGANCGLPTSPNNSSKNIANNNDYSVISRMMSEVMHDISSDLNPEFVQQHPQQDDSMMHPKSVHVNQQFLLQQNDGQQIEQGDSEDHLHMFSVDDSDAETIGDCEIYPALDESLESLNVDDVTNVATVTTIDGSKESICNYEWADYIDDAINALHSGTDIPVAIQEMAANLNCPDLADAYAMGNLMGISSFCKTHWGNQWAPAGQPIEQPSTSQSMVSDDHRNQIMTFDHQLHQQIQQQLSVEQLQLLTQLQNQQNQSLSMIPTSSIDQQHLSNNITSLASSLALAQQPGQVQQSQLMTQLPATLDLQQQQNLSGDAQQQTKFVFNVDIEKQSPALQLLFQMPPQQQQQQQQQQMQQAAGSTIISSPIQQQFQQQQQQIIASQIAQTQTSGLLSGQGVDLQQSIQQVQLPSNLTILQPHQILSKAQQMQNCSQSSQAVATQTQQLPSGASMTAVTALAQQHQQNLNNIIPSPTLEGTVQTPTSAVPAVASSVAISTAVKTNGIVAGGGKKGSDKTSRKESKRYSVARQAPAGSQVGFNFDASGAAAQQQQQQCAVQGASPPDKTIDVDSETDSNHDTALTLACAGGHEDLVELLISRGANIEHRDKKGFTPLILAATAGHDKVVEALLKYGAEMEAQSERTKDTPLSLACSGGRYEVVELLLNIGANKEHRNVSDYTPLSLAASGGYVNIIKLLLSHGAEINSRTGSKLGISPLMLAAMNGHTQAVKLLLDMGSDINAQIETNRNTALTLACFQGRHEVVNLLLERKANVEHRAKTGLTPLMEAASGGYIDVGRVLLDKGADVNAAPVPSSRDTALTIAADKGHVKFVELLLYRGAAVEVKNKKGNSPLWLAANGGHLAVVEILYAHDADIDSQDNRKVSCLMAAFRKGHTKVVKWMVNHVTQFPSDQEMTRYISTVSDKELLDKCHECVKVIRAAKEAQAVKANKNASILLEELDMEKNREESRKAAAARRRERKKKKKLEKKEEKRKLNEPKNAQDDKDDDKDDESDGEKDESSPENVPPHDKEEGDSGIDANSQGSCSSADVKSSNLMEKQSKLTKAKKRKEKTATVQPQPSTSQPQIVRSKSPPPNPIDLVVKNKREESVIKSTKNPKDVAREMREQRDAKREIKQEGRREEIKMPEQAAKRSVEKENLAPREEFRSKNQRGEKKSEYASSLAASRESGGAQKSASQPIQPNGADGASGSRKVVYFPRHLSDHEIIESTSSSYSMKSGKNSSKSHSHDDSSKNSSSMKQAGKREEGWKEVVRKSSVQQQVSSLSEPSCKKIAVPTHAISRVIGRGGSNINAIRAATGAHIEVEKQSKSQCDRWITIKGSADATRQAHSLIGTLIKDPDVDILQILQKVNSNVKPVPPSPSIGPIGYWGEKPPTTTASSSYTASTSIATTSSSAVQIKTTSMAKQQIANSSKQIPASAASSVVTTKIMSSSASTANTSRTAQSKVYQSSHQQSRSGGAISSNAGNTSRSNPEILKRPVVSSAVSVSSGSNTTKTTMSFTGAIMSLKSTTTKNITPAMSMSGPPGTFASKLLTSQASDAKKVMTSSVTTIVTSTSTLMASSAAQQSAAPASVVQMSPKHHSVSANSQNLPAPFANTPQQAPPNVGVIGSNAKPPPFSQATIETATSSIGNANGPPRSITPIGPPIARNVTQSPLLQKQQALPVSSSMSDTSLAVGSAIHQSGNTGAGGSGSTASSIAAQLQTKISQLHGAQAHEYSLFNDNYGSQWESKQMYNNVAPLQADASKAPGYRGNTVSSPVSIKTSSQSITPPSTGHHLSVAPSTGNAATTLITTATGTAQSQTSQNLSGASVQVTPSAQVYDLSQSASSGGSGVSIIKPPTTQTIQPPPPSNLAVQRPIMSNMSQVRPVGSQMDSYSSGVQAPVGSGAGARQNLFDNLQSQSSMNASGTSGSSASSSQHMLNYSQNSDASHPPPFQHLGLGAGNPLHMSRLNPRATVFSSMQQQQQQAPPQPQQQVSQASKSTQQQQQQHPNQFGNIFQQNQGTAGGAPGGGNSGGGSMSGQYSKMPPLASYNPTPGRPQSQPQPQTQQQQPGSQGQVNNNGRWYDLSHLPSPREILNMENGFTLNLGSPSSMSPNNPPQATTNGVLSNQTADDSRKMPRPIGTERASWKYGYNSNVVTQNQPPQMPMEMDNSGQMHPWIVDKQPWMMPMRNQYVPTDDLHPHDHFSHMQLDYHHAGGGNVGPTPQNMNLMQSLQYTPFMPHSADIGQLPDKIESWEPEKHGWKWTN